In one Bacillus sp. PK3_68 genomic region, the following are encoded:
- a CDS encoding DUF3231 family protein yields the protein MTSHDHIKLTSSELSSLFGAYVSDTLSICVLSYFLNHVEDSDTKDCVKFALESAQTRVKKEESIFRAEGIVIPVAFSEQDVNVRAPRLYSDEFILHYVSNIGVMGLNAYTTALPTTARQDIREFFSLCLQAATELFNQSVDILLNKGLYIRPPYIPYPQVTEFVHKQHFLAGWLGEQRPLTSTEISFLFMNLYRNTLGSALLTGFSQTAHSKEIRKYMERGAEIGQHHSAVFAKFLEESNLPVPTVSHFTVTDSVEAVFSDKLMMSHTAALYNAGSGFYGRSIGGSSRKDLSAAYSRLMIEVGEYSLDGAKIMIENGWVEKPPSAPNRKDLAGG from the coding sequence GTGACAAGTCATGATCATATTAAATTAACATCAAGTGAGTTATCCTCACTTTTTGGAGCATACGTGAGTGATACATTGTCCATTTGTGTGCTTTCGTACTTTCTGAATCATGTGGAAGATTCCGACACAAAAGATTGTGTAAAGTTTGCTCTGGAATCGGCCCAAACGCGTGTGAAAAAAGAGGAGAGCATATTTAGAGCAGAAGGCATCGTTATTCCTGTGGCTTTTAGTGAACAAGATGTCAATGTGCGAGCGCCGAGGCTCTACAGCGATGAATTCATCTTGCATTATGTGAGTAACATAGGGGTCATGGGATTGAATGCATACACCACTGCTTTACCGACTACAGCCAGACAAGACATTCGGGAATTTTTTAGTCTTTGCTTACAAGCAGCCACTGAATTATTCAATCAATCTGTAGATATATTGCTGAACAAAGGTCTGTATATTCGTCCGCCTTATATTCCTTATCCGCAGGTGACAGAGTTTGTTCATAAGCAGCACTTCTTGGCTGGTTGGTTGGGTGAGCAGCGGCCTTTAACAAGCACAGAAATTTCCTTTCTTTTTATGAATTTATACCGTAATACATTGGGAAGTGCGTTGTTAACAGGTTTTTCACAAACAGCCCATTCAAAGGAGATTCGAAAATACATGGAAAGAGGAGCAGAGATTGGGCAACATCATAGTGCCGTATTTGCGAAATTTTTAGAGGAGAGCAACTTGCCCGTTCCTACTGTTTCCCATTTCACAGTGACTGATTCGGTGGAGGCCGTATTTTCCGACAAATTAATGATGAGCCATACGGCTGCTCTGTATAACGCGGGCAGCGGTTTTTATGGGAGGAGTATTGGAGGAAGTTCCAGAAAAGATCTGTCAGCTGCTTACAGCCGATTAATGATTGAAGTAGGGGAATACTCGCTCGACGGGGCTAAAATAATGATTGAAAATGGTTGGGTGGAAAAGCCGCCTTCCGCTCCAAACCGAAAAGACTTAGCAGGGGGTTAA